Proteins encoded in a region of the Clostridium butyricum genome:
- a CDS encoding MOSC domain-containing protein, whose product MGKVIAVCISEKRGTVKKNIQECNVFEGYGLENDAHGGNWHRQVSLLSYDRVKEFNEKGGNVTDGDFGENLLIEGYDFKTLPVGTRFKCNDVVLELTQVGKKCHSHCEIFHRVGDCIMPREGVFTRVIHGGKIKVGDDFVICSE is encoded by the coding sequence ATGGGAAAAGTTATAGCAGTATGTATAAGTGAAAAAAGAGGAACTGTTAAGAAAAATATTCAAGAGTGCAATGTTTTTGAAGGATATGGATTAGAAAATGATGCTCATGGTGGAAACTGGCATAGACAGGTGAGTCTTTTATCTTATGATAGAGTTAAAGAATTCAATGAAAAAGGTGGAAATGTAACTGATGGAGATTTTGGTGAAAATCTTTTAATTGAAGGTTATGATTTTAAAACACTTCCCGTTGGAACTAGATTTAAATGTAATGATGTAGTTCTTGAACTTACACAAGTTGGGAAAAAGTGTCATTCCCATTGTGAGATATTCCATAGAGTTGGAGATTGTATAATGCCAAGAGAAGGTGTATTTACAAGAGTAATTCATGGAGGAAAGATTAAAGTAGGAGATGATTTTGTAATATGTTCAGAGTAG
- a CDS encoding MogA/MoaB family molybdenum cofactor biosynthesis protein: MFRVAVITSSDSGYEGKREDKSGPEIERIVKEYGYEVVHTIILPDERKILADEMMRIADNNIADLILTTGGTGFSKRDWTPEATKDIVEREVPGIPEAMRSYSLQITKRAMLSRAAAGIRKETLIINMPGSPKAVDECLQYIISELDHGLKILKGTASNCARK; encoded by the coding sequence ATGTTCAGAGTAGCAGTAATAACTTCAAGTGATAGTGGATATGAAGGTAAAAGAGAAGATAAAAGCGGACCTGAAATTGAAAGAATAGTTAAAGAATATGGTTATGAAGTTGTACATACAATCATACTTCCAGATGAAAGAAAAATCCTTGCAGATGAGATGATGAGAATAGCAGACAATAATATAGCAGATCTTATTTTAACTACAGGTGGAACAGGATTTTCAAAAAGAGACTGGACACCTGAAGCCACCAAAGACATTGTTGAACGTGAAGTTCCAGGGATACCAGAAGCAATGCGTTCATACAGTCTTCAGATCACAAAAAGAGCAATGCTTAGTCGTGCAGCAGCAGGAATTCGTAAAGAAACCTTAATTATAAATATGCCTGGAAGTCCTAAGGCTGTAGATGAATGTCTTCAATATATAATAAGTGAATTGGATCATGGTTTGAAGATATTAAAAGGTACAGCATCCAATTGTGCAAGAAAGTAA
- the rpsD gene encoding 30S ribosomal protein S4 yields MAKMMGPRFKLCRRLGLNVNGHPKAMKRAGNGSARDSKKLSPYGTQLLEKQRLRAYYGVMEKQFVTYARKAFKDKDQTGYALIKRLECRLDNIVFRLGFSSSLAQARQMVVHGHILVNGEKVNIPSFNVNIGDVVALREKSQKNEMFRDNFLSNILNVYPYLTKNEAEFSGSLLRYPERSEVPIQINDSLVVEYYSKLF; encoded by the coding sequence ATGGCAAAAATGATGGGACCAAGATTTAAGTTATGTAGAAGATTAGGATTAAACGTAAATGGTCATCCTAAAGCAATGAAAAGAGCTGGAAATGGCAGCGCTAGAGATTCAAAAAAATTATCACCTTATGGTACACAACTATTAGAAAAGCAAAGATTAAGAGCTTATTATGGTGTAATGGAAAAGCAATTTGTAACTTACGCAAGAAAAGCATTTAAAGATAAAGACCAAACAGGCTATGCCCTTATTAAAAGACTTGAATGCAGACTTGATAATATAGTTTTTAGACTTGGATTTTCAAGTTCACTAGCACAAGCTAGACAAATGGTTGTTCATGGACATATTTTAGTTAATGGAGAAAAGGTAAATATACCATCTTTCAATGTTAATATTGGTGATGTTGTTGCTTTAAGAGAAAAATCTCAAAAGAATGAAATGTTCAGAGATAATTTCTTATCTAACATACTTAATGTTTATCCTTATTTAACAAAGAATGAAGCTGAATTTTCAGGTAGCCTTTTAAGATATCCTGAAAGAAGTGAAGTTCCGATTCAAATTAATGATTCATTAGTAGTAGAATACTACTCAAAATTATTCTAA
- a CDS encoding DUF554 domain-containing protein gives MLGTIVNALAVIGGCIIGLIVKEKLTEKMSNTIMSGLALCVLYIGISGALKGQDTLIIIICIAVGALIGEIIDIDKRLNDLGNFIENKINLKKKNKDSEKISISEGFVTSSLLFCVGAMAVVGSLESGLQGNHSTLFAKSILDGVSSIIFASSLGIGVMLSSVAILVYQGSITLLAGCLSSVLTDTVIGNMSAIGSVLIMGLGTNMIGASKIKVANLLPAIFLPIIIYLVQILI, from the coding sequence ATGTTAGGAACAATAGTGAATGCTTTAGCAGTAATAGGTGGTTGTATAATTGGATTAATAGTAAAGGAAAAGCTTACTGAGAAGATGAGCAATACAATAATGAGTGGACTAGCTTTATGTGTATTATACATAGGAATAAGTGGAGCACTTAAAGGACAGGATACTCTCATTATAATAATTTGTATAGCTGTTGGAGCATTAATTGGGGAAATTATTGATATAGACAAAAGATTAAATGACTTAGGTAATTTTATAGAAAATAAGATTAATTTAAAAAAGAAAAATAAAGATTCAGAAAAAATTTCTATATCAGAAGGATTTGTAACATCAAGTCTTTTATTTTGTGTTGGAGCAATGGCAGTTGTAGGTTCTCTTGAAAGTGGTCTTCAAGGAAATCATTCAACACTTTTTGCAAAATCAATATTAGATGGAGTTTCATCTATAATATTTGCATCTTCTCTTGGAATAGGAGTAATGTTGTCATCAGTAGCAATATTAGTTTATCAGGGAAGCATTACACTTCTTGCAGGATGTTTATCTAGTGTACTTACAGATACAGTTATAGGAAACATGTCTGCCATTGGAAGTGTTTTAATTATGGGTCTAGGAACAAATATGATTGGTGCCAGTAAAATAAAAGTAGCTAATTTATTGCCCGCTATATTTTTACCAATAATAATATATTTGGTACAGATTTTAATTTAA
- a CDS encoding C-GCAxxG-C-C family protein: METRINITAEKHAQGYNCAQAILCTYCDLFGMDEETAFRVSEGFGLGMGGMQSTCGALTGVLMLAGLKNSNGLVNPGSTKGSTYALSKKLAEEFKEMNSTTICKELKGIDDGIVKRSCPGCIEDAAKLVEKFLFD, encoded by the coding sequence ATGGAAACTAGAATAAATATTACAGCTGAAAAACATGCTCAGGGGTATAACTGTGCTCAAGCAATACTTTGCACATACTGTGACTTATTTGGAATGGATGAAGAAACTGCATTTAGAGTTTCTGAAGGATTTGGACTTGGAATGGGTGGAATGCAAAGTACGTGTGGAGCTCTTACAGGAGTTCTTATGCTCGCTGGTTTAAAAAATAGTAATGGACTTGTTAATCCTGGTAGTACTAAAGGAAGTACTTATGCTCTTTCAAAAAAATTGGCTGAAGAATTTAAAGAAATGAATTCAACTACAATTTGTAAAGAACTAAAGGGAATTGATGATGGTATTGTAAAACGTTCATGTCCTGGATGTATAGAAGATGCTGCTAAACTTGTAGAAAAATTCTTATTTGATTAG
- a CDS encoding sugar transferase — translation MQELNLDNNRIMLEKKKLSRNTYEFLKRLMDIICSMSALIVLAPILIVVAILIKIESKGPVIFSQERVGINNKKFKMYKFRSMVVNAEDMKGKLEKQNERKGPMFKIKNDPRVTTIGRFIRKTSIDELPQLINILKGEMSIVGPRPSLPKEVIQFEPWMLERLKVKPGLTCYWQVQGRDHIEFEDWMRLDVKYVKDRNFLLDIKLIFKTFFVFLGDQNAS, via the coding sequence TTGCAAGAGTTAAATTTAGACAATAACAGAATAATGCTTGAAAAAAAGAAATTATCAAGAAATACGTATGAATTTTTAAAACGGCTTATGGATATTATATGTTCAATGTCAGCACTGATAGTATTAGCACCTATACTTATAGTTGTTGCCATACTTATAAAGATTGAGTCAAAAGGTCCAGTAATATTTTCACAAGAACGTGTAGGTATTAATAATAAAAAGTTTAAAATGTACAAATTTAGATCAATGGTTGTGAATGCTGAAGATATGAAGGGAAAATTAGAAAAACAAAATGAAAGAAAAGGACCAATGTTTAAAATTAAGAACGATCCAAGGGTAACTACAATAGGAAGGTTCATAAGGAAGACAAGTATAGATGAGTTACCACAGCTTATAAACATATTAAAGGGTGAAATGAGCATCGTTGGACCAAGACCATCACTTCCAAAAGAAGTAATACAGTTTGAACCATGGATGCTAGAAAGATTAAAGGTAAAACCAGGACTTACGTGCTATTGGCAGGTTCAAGGACGTGATCATATAGAATTTGAAGATTGGATGAGGCTTGATGTGAAGTACGTTAAGGATAGAAATTTTTTATTAGATATAAAGTTGATATTTAAAACATTTTTCGTATTTTTAGGGGACCAAAATGCAAGTTGA
- a CDS encoding SGNH/GDSL hydrolase family protein — translation MKMKKKTKLNFIILFLVIILTAVLFMGIKKEHALIVQTSQQTYNLGSPINYNSDKYNSVYNKIKANENVKILLLGDELTSGLISDNSTYPVAENLSSFFKTTYNVNCDFQYLQQKDATIINGFQLLDSNPDLKDFDLVILSFGLKDAKDNSSLKSFAQNYSDLIGKLKSRNYNCLITALLPPSLNNDNEYVSEMKHICSSNNISYADTNNYFEKSDAEKDSLIVNNLPTSSGYDLVVSSICNLIRNNIY, via the coding sequence ATGAAAATGAAAAAGAAAACTAAATTAAATTTTATTATATTATTTTTAGTAATAATATTAACGGCTGTTTTATTTATGGGTATAAAAAAAGAGCATGCCCTGATAGTTCAAACTTCTCAGCAAACATATAATTTAGGAAGTCCTATCAATTATAATTCTGATAAATATAACAGTGTGTATAATAAAATCAAAGCAAATGAAAATGTAAAAATTCTTTTATTAGGAGATGAGCTGACTTCCGGTCTTATTTCAGATAATTCCACCTATCCAGTAGCTGAAAATTTAAGTAGCTTTTTTAAAACAACTTATAATGTTAACTGTGATTTTCAATATTTGCAGCAAAAAGATGCTACTATTATAAATGGATTTCAACTTTTAGATTCAAACCCTGACCTTAAAGACTTTGATCTCGTTATATTATCCTTTGGTCTTAAAGATGCAAAAGATAACAGTTCATTAAAGAGCTTTGCTCAAAACTACAGTGATTTAATAGGAAAATTAAAGAGCAGAAATTATAATTGCTTAATTACAGCATTACTACCTCCAAGTCTTAATAACGATAATGAATATGTCTCAGAAATGAAACATATCTGTTCTAGTAACAACATATCTTATGCAGACACAAATAATTATTTTGAAAAATCAGATGCCGAAAAAGACTCCTTAATTGTAAATAATCTTCCAACATCATCAGGATACGATTTAGTAGTCTCATCAATTTGTAATTTAATTAGAAATAATATATATTGA